One genomic window of Bartonella sp. JB63 includes the following:
- a CDS encoding F0F1 ATP synthase subunit epsilon: protein MENKRTESFLFELISPEKLVFSEKVVSVVLPSTSGYLTVMAYHAPVVVSLIPGVIRVISSSGERVFALLGGVADITSAGCSLLAETVVSVDHLSLHDLEHCLEEVRVMVEENSSGQAHHKVEEVFHKLTFMGGVSAVA from the coding sequence GTGGAAAATAAAAGAACAGAATCTTTCTTGTTTGAACTTATATCTCCTGAAAAACTTGTCTTTTCAGAAAAAGTTGTGTCTGTTGTTCTACCTTCAACATCCGGATATTTAACGGTTATGGCTTATCATGCTCCTGTAGTGGTGAGTTTAATTCCGGGTGTTATTAGAGTTATATCTTCCTCGGGAGAAAGGGTATTTGCCCTTTTGGGAGGGGTTGCAGATATTACATCTGCGGGGTGTTCTCTTTTGGCTGAAACTGTTGTTTCTGTTGATCATTTATCTCTTCATGACCTTGAGCACTGCCTGGAAGAAGTTCGAGTTATGGTGGAAGAAAACTCAAGCGGTCAGGCTCATCATAAAGTGGAAGAGGTTTTTCATAAACTAACATTTATGGGTGGTGTTTCAGCAGTAGCATAA
- a CDS encoding MFS transporter, whose product MKNAETGDINNEGNGIVPVAEVGLFSHPGTIFAGSVPKCLIYIFASCILQWAYGLGANMVQANVIELTGDFNITLIETIWLVGTYMAPNVSIAIILIKIRYQFGLRNFAELSILGFVLVCILHLFVTDLHSALIIRFFAGIAAAPMASLAFLYMMEAFAPEKKFTIGLSLNYMNAALAIPLSRLISPSLLEKGGFSSLSALEIGLVLIGLGCIFSLPLTPIARNKVLQKLDWVSYSLIALGLGLNAIVMSVGKWYWWVETPWIGWGLALAIFSLIIAIMIELNRATPLVYLRWLFSKEMIQVVLVLLVFRILLLEQSTLAADFFNLFGLLNRDMAPMYLAVALGTLLGGGVCVFFLRTGREDYFYLLSLSCLALGSYLDSYVSLLTRPVDMIMSQGLIGFGYALFLPPALCNGFVKASVRGPNYVLSFIAIFLLAQVTGGLMSAALFGSLQFFFARHHFEYLTQEIIPTGSMGSLVFNEVNSLSSPYSALIFRSLEDGITILNLTDQLKLTANILAYSDVFRLYFYMAMVVFIIFLIKIFYRLYSL is encoded by the coding sequence ATGAAAAATGCAGAGACAGGCGATATAAACAATGAGGGTAATGGAATAGTGCCTGTCGCGGAAGTTGGGCTTTTTTCTCATCCGGGTACTATTTTTGCGGGATCTGTACCAAAATGCCTCATTTATATTTTTGCTTCTTGTATTTTACAATGGGCTTATGGCTTAGGGGCCAATATGGTTCAAGCTAATGTTATTGAGCTCACGGGAGATTTCAATATAACGCTTATTGAAACTATATGGTTGGTCGGTACTTATATGGCGCCCAATGTAAGTATTGCAATCATCTTAATTAAGATTCGTTATCAATTTGGTCTACGAAATTTTGCTGAATTATCGATCCTTGGGTTTGTTTTGGTGTGTATTTTGCATTTGTTTGTTACGGATTTACACTCAGCTTTGATTATTCGTTTTTTCGCTGGTATTGCTGCTGCACCAATGGCTTCATTAGCATTTCTCTATATGATGGAGGCTTTTGCTCCAGAAAAAAAATTTACTATTGGTCTCAGTTTAAATTATATGAATGCGGCTTTAGCTATTCCTTTGTCGCGTTTGATTTCGCCGAGTCTTCTCGAAAAGGGTGGATTTTCTAGTCTTTCAGCGTTGGAGATAGGGCTTGTATTGATCGGTTTAGGATGTATTTTTTCTCTGCCACTCACTCCGATTGCTCGCAACAAGGTGCTTCAAAAGCTAGATTGGGTGAGTTATAGTTTAATTGCGCTTGGGCTTGGTTTAAATGCTATCGTAATGTCTGTTGGCAAGTGGTATTGGTGGGTTGAAACACCATGGATTGGTTGGGGGCTTGCGCTTGCTATTTTTTCTTTGATAATTGCCATTATGATTGAGCTGAATAGAGCAACTCCATTGGTTTATTTACGTTGGCTTTTCAGCAAAGAAATGATCCAAGTTGTTTTGGTTTTATTGGTATTTCGAATTCTTTTATTGGAGCAATCAACTTTAGCTGCCGACTTCTTTAATCTTTTTGGTTTGTTGAATCGTGATATGGCTCCTATGTATCTTGCAGTTGCTTTGGGTACGCTTTTAGGAGGTGGCGTTTGTGTCTTTTTTTTACGAACGGGCCGTGAAGATTATTTTTATCTTTTATCTTTGAGCTGTTTAGCATTGGGATCTTATTTAGATAGTTATGTCAGTCTGTTAACCCGTCCAGTAGATATGATTATGAGTCAAGGATTAATAGGTTTTGGTTATGCTCTTTTTTTGCCTCCTGCTTTATGTAATGGCTTTGTTAAAGCAAGTGTGCGAGGCCCCAATTATGTTTTAAGTTTTATTGCGATTTTTTTATTGGCACAAGTCACAGGAGGGCTTATGAGTGCAGCTCTTTTTGGCAGTTTGCAATTTTTTTTCGCGCGTCATCATTTTGAGTATTTAACGCAAGAAATTATACCTACGGGTTCTATGGGTTCACTTGTTTTCAATGAGGTCAATAGCTTGTCCTCTCCTTATAGTGCTTTAATATTTCGTAGTTTGGAGGATGGGATAACGATATTAAACCTGACAGATCAATTAAAATTGACAGCAAATATTTTGGCTTATAGTGATGTTTTTCGGCTTTATTTTTATATGGCAATGGTTGTTTTTATTATTTTTCTTATCAAAATATTTTATAGATTATATTCTTTATGA
- the atpD gene encoding F0F1 ATP synthase subunit beta, which translates to MIKAATSKKGALKNEKGKSVAHSGVKKTSSAKSAKGTKKSSDLAHVDSKIVLPKGSIGEIKQVIGAVVDVHFEGELPNILNALETENLGNRLVLEVAQHLGENTVRTIAMDTTEGLVRGQKVYDTGTQICVPVGEATLGRIMNVIGEPVDEVGPIMATKKRSIHQEAPKYMEQSTELEILITGIKVIDLLAPYSKGGKVGLFGGAGVGKTVLIMELINNIAKAHGGYSVFAGVGERTREGNDLYNEMIESRVNVSPKEKRGSTAGSKCALVYGQMNEPPGARARVALSGLTIAESFRDEGQDVLFFVDNIFRFTQAGAEVSALLGRIPSAVGYQPTLATDMGALQERITSTRTGSITSVQAIYVPADDLTDPAPATSFAHLDATTVLSRSIAEKGIYPAVDPLDSFSRMLDPLIVGEEHYAVACQVQNILQRYKSLQDIIAILGMDELSEEDKLLVARARKIERFLSQPFHVAEAFTGAPGKLVSLEETIKGFKGLCAGDYDDLPEAAFYMVGSIDEAIEKGKHLISEASL; encoded by the coding sequence ATGATAAAAGCAGCAACGTCAAAAAAAGGAGCACTAAAGAATGAAAAAGGAAAATCAGTTGCTCATTCAGGCGTAAAAAAGACTTCTTCGGCGAAGTCAGCAAAGGGTACAAAAAAATCTTCTGATCTTGCGCATGTTGATTCTAAAATTGTTCTTCCAAAGGGATCTATTGGTGAAATTAAGCAAGTTATAGGAGCTGTCGTTGATGTGCATTTTGAAGGAGAATTACCCAATATTCTTAATGCGTTGGAAACAGAGAATTTAGGAAATCGGCTTGTTCTAGAAGTGGCTCAACATTTGGGTGAAAATACAGTTCGTACTATAGCGATGGATACAACAGAGGGCCTTGTCCGTGGTCAAAAGGTTTATGATACAGGAACGCAAATCTGTGTACCTGTTGGAGAAGCAACTCTTGGTCGTATTATGAATGTGATTGGTGAGCCAGTTGACGAGGTTGGACCAATTATGGCGACTAAAAAACGTTCAATTCACCAAGAAGCACCTAAATATATGGAACAATCAACTGAATTAGAAATTCTTATTACTGGAATTAAAGTGATTGATTTGCTTGCGCCTTATTCTAAAGGAGGAAAAGTTGGTTTATTTGGGGGAGCTGGTGTCGGTAAAACCGTTTTAATTATGGAGCTCATCAACAATATTGCAAAAGCACATGGAGGTTATTCAGTATTTGCTGGTGTAGGAGAGCGTACCCGTGAAGGGAATGATCTATATAATGAAATGATTGAAAGCCGTGTGAATGTGAGTCCAAAAGAGAAACGGGGTTCAACTGCGGGTTCAAAATGTGCTCTTGTTTATGGACAGATGAATGAGCCACCAGGTGCGCGCGCACGTGTAGCACTTTCAGGTTTGACGATTGCAGAAAGTTTTCGTGATGAAGGGCAAGATGTGCTTTTCTTTGTGGATAATATTTTTCGTTTTACACAAGCTGGTGCAGAGGTTTCAGCTCTTTTGGGGCGTATTCCTTCTGCTGTGGGGTATCAACCAACTTTGGCAACGGATATGGGGGCTTTGCAAGAACGTATTACTAGTACCAGAACAGGATCTATCACGTCGGTTCAAGCTATTTATGTTCCCGCTGATGATTTGACTGATCCAGCGCCTGCTACGTCTTTTGCGCATTTGGATGCTACAACAGTTCTTTCTCGTTCAATTGCGGAAAAGGGAATTTATCCAGCGGTTGATCCGCTTGATTCTTTTTCGCGAATGTTGGATCCATTGATTGTGGGTGAAGAGCATTATGCTGTTGCTTGTCAGGTTCAAAATATTTTGCAACGTTATAAATCTTTGCAAGATATTATTGCTATTCTTGGTATGGATGAATTGTCTGAAGAAGATAAGCTGTTGGTCGCGCGGGCACGTAAAATTGAGCGTTTCCTTTCACAACCTTTTCATGTAGCCGAAGCTTTTACTGGTGCTCCTGGAAAATTGGTTTCTTTAGAAGAGACTATTAAAGGATTTAAAGGACTTTGTGCGGGTGATTATGATGATTTACCAGAAGCAGCTTTTTATATGGTTGGTTCGATCGATGAGGCAATTGAAAAAGGAAAACATTTGATTTCAGAAGCTTCTTTATAA